DNA from Desulfuromonas sp. AOP6:
GAAGGGCAAAGACCGTATCGGCGTCAGCCAGATCGGTGGCGTCGACACAGGCCGGCCCTCCGAGAGCCATCCAACTGCTCTCGACGAGTTGCCGCAAATCAATTCGTCCTTTATATCGGAGCCCGCGAGCAAGAAGCGGCCCAATGCGGTGAAGGCGTTTTTGGGCATCTTCCGACAGGAGCTTTAACGTCTCAGGATCTTGAACCTGTTCGAGAATGGTTTTTTGTACCCCCGCATGACTCAAAACATGCAGATCTGCCAAGGCCAAACCACACCAGGGAGCCCTCAGGACAGCGAGCCATGCCAACCGATCGCCAGGATGAAGCAGGGCACGGGTCAGGGATAGAATATCGAGAGCCACGGCTCTTTGCTGGAGTGAATCGATCTCATGGGCCTGATAGTTGATTCCGGCTTTGCGAAGGCCCAGAAGAATGCTTGGCAGGTGACTGCGTGAACGCACCAGAATGGCAAGACTTTCAGTAGGGTTGTCAATCTGAACTTCCTGCACTATCTGCACGACAAGGGATGCTTCTTTTAGGGCATCTTTGCCGACCAGCGGATGAAATGTAACGGCCCGCCCAGGCAAGGGGGGGTGGATGGGATTGGCCATGCTGTAGGTAACAGCCCCTTTGGTTTCATCCTCCCGGCAAGGGAAAAGCGTCGAAAAACTGGCGTTAATCCAGTGAACGATATTTTCCTGGGATCGAAAATTTGTGCATAGATTAAGGGATTCAAGAGGCACGCCAGCCAGGCCGTTGTGGCGGACTTTTAGAAAAAGCCCTACTTCGGCTTCTCGAAAGCGGTAAATGGACTGCATGGGATCGCCTACCACAAAAAGAGTCCGTCCGTCACCGGGAGTCCAACCTTCTGTGAGGGCCTCCAGCAGAGAATACTGCTGAAATGAGGTGTCCTGAAATTCATCGACCAGGATGTGTTGAATTCTGCTGTCGAGCTTTAAAAGCAATTCGGAAGGTTGCCCCCCTTCCTGCAAGGCGTCCAGTGCCTTCAAGGCAATCTCACTATAGTCGGCTTGATTTTCTTGACCGAAGACAAGCCAGAGTTCTGCCGCGGCAAGAACCAGGACATCGATGAGTGCCGACAGGGTCTGCCAGTCCTTCTCGGAATAAACGGCTGGTGGCAACATAGAAACCATTTTGAGCTGCTCCGCCAGACCGGGAATGGCATCGAGCTCAGCGATAGCTTCACTCAAGGCCTTTTTCATCTCCTTGCTGGAACCATGGCCCGGTGGAAAACCCACGGTAACATTAAGCGCGCGGCGAAAGTCGCCCTTAGCGGTCAACAGCAAGTCAGCCAACCCCTTCCAGGCAGGCAGTTCTGTCGGGTCATCACCTGGGAAATCGGTAATATTTCGCAAAGTGCCTAGAGGGCGATCGTTGTCATTTGCGAGATTTTCCGCTGCAAAACGTACCCCTTCCAGCAAAACGGCTCTTAACGCTTCGGGTATGGTTTCGGCAAGTTGGGAGAGATATTTTTGAATCAAGTGGGACAGGGCTTGTTCCAGTTCTGCCCTCTCACGCTGCGGATTCCCCTTTACGACGTGACGAAGCCACTGGTCGCGTCGGGGCAGCATGCTGACCAGAAGATCCTGCAGCGTATCCATACGGTTGTCGAGGTGGGCAAGCAGGTCTTGGACAGCCTCACTCCCCCTTTGATCGTCCTGCAGTCTTGCGAGCACCTTTTGACAGGCCCGTCGGTACAAAGGAACAGGATCATCGGCAATGTCGGGCATCCCCCCAAGTCGCGACAGCCAGGGCATGTGGCGGACGAGGGACGCATTGAAGCTGTCGATCGTCTGAATCGTCAACCGAGACGGGTTTGCCAAAATGTTCCACCCCAGAGCGCAGTCTCGTTCAAGGGCCTGACGCGCAAGCTCCCAGGTTCTGGCTGCATGGGGTTTCTCAGGTCTGGGGTCACCAGCCTCACCCAGAGCTTCCAGCAGACGGTGCCTCATCTCCCCGGCCGCTTTTCGCGTAAAGGTAATCGCCAGGATATCTTCTGGGCGGTTGACCGTAGCTAACAGCGCCAAAAATCGCTGGATGAGGAGCTCGGTCTTTCCCGACCCGGCGGGCGCCTGGACAATGAAGGAACGGCGCGGATCGACCCCCTGCTCTCTTTGCAGGGCATCCGAGAGAATGGGGGCTGGGATCTGATTCAATCGACATCCTCCTCAGTATGGTCCTGTTCGAGAATGCGACACAAAGGGTGAAGGTCGCAATAACGACAGGCCTTTATTCTGTGAACAGGCCTTACGGGAGCCTCACCTGCTGCAAAATCCCGCGCAAAGCTTTCCAAATCCTCGAACCAGCGCTGAAGCAATTGATTCCAATCCGAAACACCCTGTCGTATCAGCGACTTACAATTGCCAACGGATTCGACCCGCGGCAAGATGCCTTCATTTCTGGAGATACCTTTAAAAGCGCATTCATCGGATCTGAGAATGGCGAATGCAACCCCGTCGAGTGAATCCTTTTCGGAATTCAGACCATAGATGGCAAGTTGCGGCTCCAGCAGAGGCCTGTCAAGAAGTCCGTTCAGTTCAGGTCGCCCGGTTTTGTAATCGATGATCACCAGACTGTCATTGTTCAGACGGTCTACCCGGTCGGCCCGAACTTCCAGGGAAAGGGGGCCGACCGGTACCACCTGTCGTGACTCCACTGCCATCACGGAAAAAGGAACCCGCGACATTTCAACATCGGTCAACCACAAAAGGACAAGCCTTTTCACGCGCTCTTTTTCAAGGTTTTGGACAAAAAGAGGGATATCCAGATCGTTTTCAGGAAAAAAACGGCTGGCCGCCTCCTGAACGCAGGTTTCAACGCGACGGGAAAGTTCTTCAAGACTCAAAGCGACAAGGCCAGCGTGATCACAGGTAATCGACCAGAACTTTTCCAGAACCGCATGCAGGAGATTTCCCCGTGTGCCCGCATCGACGCCAAGAGTACCTGCCTGGGGAACCTTGATACGCAGGCGATGGTGGGCAAAAGCCCTGAAAGGGCAAAGGGCCTGGTCCCTCAACAGATTGGTGCCGCCACTGACATCCTCATCCTCTGACAAGGGGGGGCCGGTCTGATCAACGAGAGTCTCCAGGTCGATGCCAGCAGAATGGAGAACGTTGACAGGGTCCTGACTTAGAACAGTCGGAAAGTTCGTGGGGGGCACCATGGCAACAAAAGGGCTGGGGCGCAACAGGCAGTCCCCCTCCCACTGCGGGTAGCTCAGAGTAATGTGCGGCGCCGATTGAAACAAGCGGGAGCAGACTCGATTGGCGTAATCCAGTTCACGTTCGCTACTGGAATGGGGCATTTGATGCACAACCTGCAGAGTAATTGGCAAAAAAGGATTGGGCCGCGCTCGGGCCGGCAGCGAGCCTTCATCTAAGCCCATGACCCAGAGATGATTGAACTGAAGGCCGGCGGATTCCAGCAATCCCATGATCTGCAGCGGACTTTGAGGACCTTCAGGTTGAAAAACCGTTTCAGAAGCAATTCGCCGCAGAAGATTGAAAGCCTGTCCATATAACATAGGAGAACTGACGCCATCGAGACAGGCCAATTGCGGCAGGATTTTTTCCTGCCAGGCTTTGTAAAGCTGGTAATCCTCACTGTTTAGCGATCTTTCGCCGGGCCAGCCCACGGCAGTGAGCAGGCGGGAGAAGGTAGTAGCCCAGGCTCCGGGCAATTGACGCAGTTTCTCGCCTCTGAATTCTCGGAGAGTTTTCCATATGTCGGCCATATGGGGGCACGGTGAAAAGGTCTGCGACCGGCAGTAACTCTCAAGACGGGCCAGAGAAAACTCTGTCTTCCGAAGAAAACGCAAGCCCTGTTCACAGCGACTGCGAGTGAAAACCTCCTGCTGACTACCCCAAAGGTAGGGCGTGCGAAGCAGGAAACTCGCATCGTCCATGGACAGACGCAAGGCGGGCTCCAGAATTTTAAGAGCTGAAAAAATCAGCCCCTTATGGCTGGCACGGTCGCCAAGAGAGAGTGTGAAGCTTCCCTCTTCCATGCCAGGGTCCATCAAGGAACGGGGATCGACCTCAGCCGTGAAAATTCGCTCAATAAGGCGCTGATATCGAGGCAGATCAGGTACGACGACACCTATTTGGGTCTCTCCCGCGGCCAGCAATTCTCTGGCCCATAGGGCCGCGGCGCGGACTTCCGCCTGCCGATCCTGGCAGGAGAGCATCGACAGAATACCTGTTTCTCCCAGAACACTGATAAATCGGGCCTCACCGTCACAGGCGAGCATGAGTTCCTGGCTGAGGGCAACGAGTTGCGGGGAAATATCATCGAATCCAACAAACAAAACGTTGTCGGGGAAAACGCTCTGTTTGTCACGAATCCTCGGGAGGATGAAATCAAGCAGGCCGGCGGTGTCGACCCATCGATCGGCCGCGCATTTATTTATGTAGGCCCGGCGCCATCGGCAGAAAGCCTTCTGGTCCGCAGTGAGATTCGACGTCTCGACCTCCAGACCATGGTCCTGCAGGAGTTGATGAGCCTCAGCCGCCTGGACAGCCGTTTTAGCGGTATGGAGAAGATCGTTGCCTGTGACCTTGATATCCTCTTCGATGATTCGCTCCCAGAGGTAAAGGGCGGGAAATCGTCCAAGAAACTGCCAACCTTCGGCAAAAGAGGTAAATGTCCTTTTGAGCCAGGCATCCAGGCTGAGGATCTCAGGGGTTCGCCACGCCAATCGCCCTTCCTGCTCCATCCGCTCATCAAAGGCTTGACGCAACTGTCGCGCCAGCCTCTTGTTCACGGTCAGGAGCAAAGCACCCGCTTGCGCCTCATCAAGAATACTATCCCGGGCCAGGAAAGTGGCTTTCATTGGTCACTTCCCCTGCTGTATGCACGTGATCGCTTCCACCAGAAGGCGAAAGTAGCGGTCAGCAGAGCACCAATACCGTCCGCCAGAATATCCAAGGTCTCGAACCGACGATTACTGGTCAGATATTTCTGCAAGATTTCAACGATCACACCAAACCCCAGAGATAGGGTAAAGGCTGCGGCCCAGGTCACCCAAAGAGGTCGTTTGAAAACTTGTACGAGACCTCCGGCAGTCAGGGTAAGCACCGCATAGGCCAAGGCATGTTGAAGCTTATCCCACGACAAAACTTCCCAGGAAGGCACCGGAGGATCGGGATCAAGAGAGAGCCACAGGATACTGGTTGCCGTACCAATAAAAATAAAAATACGAAAAATGACCAGGAGACTATTCACGAGGTAGGTTCCTTCCAGACAGTCGATGGTTTTGAAAATACACCGATCGGGAAGGAAACTAAAGGATAAATCCCGCAGATTTATATCAGGGATTGTCAGTGGTAGGCAAATAGGCTATAAAAAGGCGGTTCTTAATTCAATCAGGGGAGGATGGCTTGAACATTTCAATTATCAGAAGACTGTGGGTTCTGCTCGGTGTTTACGTCATCGGATTTTACGCATCCTGCCTCAATCGCTTCACAACGAAGGGGTGGCAGAACATCCCCTCCTCCGGCGGCGTTCTCCTGGCCTCTAATCACATATCAGGCTATGAGACGGTCTTTCTGCCCTGGGCAGTCATTCGACGCTTCCCCCTGCAGATGATCTGGGCCCCCGCCAAAGAGGAACTTTTCACCAATCCGTTCTTGAGTTGGCTGTTCCGTTCATGGGGAGCTTTTCCTGTGCGACGCGGGAGAGACATGCGGGCCGGTGAAAATATTTCTCAGTTGTTGCAAACAGAAAAGGTCATGCTTTTCCCTGAAGGGACCCGCCACAAAGACGGCACCCTCGGCAAAGGCAATCGCGGTGTCGGCAAGCTGATTTACGACAGCCGCCCCGTTGTCATCCCTGTAGCGCTTACAGGACTCAATGACTGGAAGTTTCCAGGAGTTGGACAGCGGGCCCAGGCCCTTTTCGGTGCCCCCATCGACTTTTCAGACCTGTTTTCCAGTGAGAACAACAAGGAAACCCACGTCCTCATCGTCGACCGCGTCATGGCCCGCATTGCAGAACTCCTGCCGGAGCAGCCTAAGTCAACCTGAAAAATGATACCTTAAAGTCCCTGAAAACTTTTCTCAGGCGACCCTGCTTAGCCTGACCCCCGACTGTCTTGCCCCACGCAACCGGTGAAGACGAGCTGCCAGATTTGCCGTATTCTCTTCAGTGCTGCCATCAAGTATGACCACATCGGCAAACCTCTGGGGATACCTGTCGATCAGAGTCCTCACCAGCTCAGCATTGAAATGACTGGCGGCCACAACGGCACGTCCCGTACCCAGGTAGTTCATCAAGGCCACCACTTTCCCAGCCAGGCTGCAATCCCTTGACTCGCCGGTTTGCGACAAATCGGGAACAATCACCCGATACCCCGATTCCGCCAAAAGGTTTTCCTGCGCAAGAGCCTGCTCCTCGCCACCCAACAAAACGACGGCTTTACCTTGCCCTGCGACACTGTAGTTGATTTTTTTCCCGTTAACGATAGCTTTCATGGCAATCCCTTCTTCATTGTATAGAGGCCAAAAGATATTTGACACTCACTATCAGCAAAAGGCATACCATCGTTCTACTTTTGGTCGTATGGGTGTTTTTGCGTTTAATTACGAATGCTTACAGGGGTGAGAATTCCTAACAGATTAGATGTTAAGGCGTGTTTTTCGCACAGAAGCAAAAAGAGAATACCCCGAAAAGCTAACCAAGGATGTGACCTAACGACTAATTTATGGTGCATTACCGGCTACTTAACCATCAGGACAAGGCCTTTGCATTTATATCAAAAACACTTTTTTATTTTTGCATAAATGCAAAATCTCACCATCAAAAAAAATCGCCCCCAAAGAATCCGCACAGGCACTTTGGGGGCGATATTCTGTGTTGATATTTATTGTTGAGTGAACTCGAATTGAAACTGACGTTTCTCTCCGTCGGTCAGCTTGGTGCCCACCTGAAATGTATAAGTGCCTTTTTCCTTGAGTGCAATGTCGGCACCATAGCCGCCATGCATTCCCATGAGTTTAATAGCCCCGCTCGTCACTCCTGACGGTGAGGTAATTTTCAACGCAACGACTCCTTCTTCGATTGGTTCATACTTTTGGGTATCCACAAACATAACCATGAAATGGTGCGTGGCTTCCATGCCCATCTGCGCCATAGCTTTGGAAATATCTTTCATCTCAGCCAGGGCCTCTACACCATTTTCGGTGACCGACCCCAGGTCGACCATTTGACCACTGGCGTCCATGCCGGCATGGTTCATTTTACTATGGTCCATTTTACTGTGATCCATAGCTGGAGAAGCTGAAGAGAAGACCGGTGACAATAGAACGGCAGTCAAGAGAAACAGGAAAACTTTCATTTAATCCTCCATAGGTTGGTGCTCGTTTTAGAGCGGAAATCAGGAATAGTTACCCTGTACGTATATCATGATCTATGCCATTCTTTAAAATATGCAATTTCAAACAGTTAGCGAAAAAAGATTCGATCGCAGCAGTCATGAAGTAGAATATTCCGCAGCTTTTTGAGAATATTCTACGACCATCAGCGTCAGGGTTGACCAGACCGACAAATACCGATCTCTATCTATCACCATGAAACATTTTGACGTGGTATAATAGCTCCTTTGAAAAGGTGCGAATATGACGAGAGGATATGCGCAATGACGAACTGGAAAAACTATACAAGAGAGTCGCGAATCGCTTACTTTTCCATGGAGATAGGTCTTTCCGCAGACATCCCCACCTATAGCGGCGGGTTGGGAATCCTCGCCGGCGACACCATTAAGAGCGCTGCAGACCTGAAACTTCCCATGGTGGCTGTCACCCTGGCAAGTCGGAAGGGCTACTTCCGCCAGGTTGTTGATCAGGAGGGATGGCAGAAGGAACTTCCCGTGGACTGGAAGCCCGAATCATTCATGGAACTTCTTCCCACCAAAGTCCTCGTAACCATAGAGGAACGAGATGTTAAGGTTCAGGCCTGGCTCTATCGGGTTAAAAGTCCAACAGGGGGTGAAGTCCCAGTACTTTTTCTCGATACGGACATTCCCGGCAATGTCGAGCAGGATAGACGTATCACAGACCATCTCTACGGGGGCGATCTGACCTATCGGTTAAAGCAGGAGATTGTCCTGGGTATTGGAGGAGCCAGGGCCTTGGACGCCTTGGGCTTCTCCATCCGCAAGTACCACATGAATGAAGGGCATGCCAGCTTCCTGACCCTTGAACTGTTGAGTCGTGCCAGGCGACCTATCGAAGAAACCTGGGATGAGCGGGCGGCCTGGGACACCCAGCATGTTCTTGGGCAATGTGTTTTTACAACCCACACGCCCGTTGAGGCGGGCCATGACAGATTCCCCTACGATATGATCCAGCAAATCATGGGAGAACCCGTACCCCTCACCCTGTTGAAAGAACTCGCTGGCAAGAACGAGTTGAACATGACCATGCTGGCCCTCAATCTAAGCCGTTATGTTAACGGCGTCGCGAAAAGGCATGGGGAGGTTTCCAAATCGCTCTTTCCCGGGTTTGAGATTCACGCCATCACTAACGGTGTCCATCCCTTTACCTGGGCTTCGCCCTATTTTGTCACTCTTTTTGACAAGTACATTCCGAGTTGGGCGCATGAGCCCGAACTCCTTGTCCGGGTGGACAATATTCCCGACGAAGAGCTATGGGAAGCTCACTGTGGCGCCAAGGCCTATCTTTTTCAATACATTCAGGAGACTACTGGGACTGAAATGGATCCGGATGTTTTGACCATAGGCTTTGCAAGACGGTTTGCCACCTACAAAAGAGGCGACCTTATCTTTAGTGATATTGAGCGGCTCA
Protein-coding regions in this window:
- a CDS encoding lysophospholipid acyltransferase family protein, with protein sequence MNISIIRRLWVLLGVYVIGFYASCLNRFTTKGWQNIPSSGGVLLASNHISGYETVFLPWAVIRRFPLQMIWAPAKEELFTNPFLSWLFRSWGAFPVRRGRDMRAGENISQLLQTEKVMLFPEGTRHKDGTLGKGNRGVGKLIYDSRPVVIPVALTGLNDWKFPGVGQRAQALFGAPIDFSDLFSSENNKETHVLIVDRVMARIAELLPEQPKST
- the glgP gene encoding alpha-glucan family phosphorylase, which encodes MTNWKNYTRESRIAYFSMEIGLSADIPTYSGGLGILAGDTIKSAADLKLPMVAVTLASRKGYFRQVVDQEGWQKELPVDWKPESFMELLPTKVLVTIEERDVKVQAWLYRVKSPTGGEVPVLFLDTDIPGNVEQDRRITDHLYGGDLTYRLKQEIVLGIGGARALDALGFSIRKYHMNEGHASFLTLELLSRARRPIEETWDERAAWDTQHVLGQCVFTTHTPVEAGHDRFPYDMIQQIMGEPVPLTLLKELAGKNELNMTMLALNLSRYVNGVAKRHGEVSKSLFPGFEIHAITNGVHPFTWASPYFVTLFDKYIPSWAHEPELLVRVDNIPDEELWEAHCGAKAYLFQYIQETTGTEMDPDVLTIGFARRFATYKRGDLIFSDIERLTRMGEGKLQLVFGGKAHPKDIPGKQLIQKIIGQIKSLYPKIKIAYLENYNMDVAYRLLPGVDLWLNNPIRPLEASGTSGMKAALNGVPNFSVLDGWWIEGHIEGVTGWSIGPPPEKNPSQENHSDEDANDLYDKLENLIMPMFYHDREAWIRVMKNAIGKNAYYFNTHVMMRRYVTEAYIR
- a CDS encoding PD-(D/E)XK nuclease family protein, with the translated sequence MKATFLARDSILDEAQAGALLLTVNKRLARQLRQAFDERMEQEGRLAWRTPEILSLDAWLKRTFTSFAEGWQFLGRFPALYLWERIIEEDIKVTGNDLLHTAKTAVQAAEAHQLLQDHGLEVETSNLTADQKAFCRWRRAYINKCAADRWVDTAGLLDFILPRIRDKQSVFPDNVLFVGFDDISPQLVALSQELMLACDGEARFISVLGETGILSMLSCQDRQAEVRAAALWARELLAAGETQIGVVVPDLPRYQRLIERIFTAEVDPRSLMDPGMEEGSFTLSLGDRASHKGLIFSALKILEPALRLSMDDASFLLRTPYLWGSQQEVFTRSRCEQGLRFLRKTEFSLARLESYCRSQTFSPCPHMADIWKTLREFRGEKLRQLPGAWATTFSRLLTAVGWPGERSLNSEDYQLYKAWQEKILPQLACLDGVSSPMLYGQAFNLLRRIASETVFQPEGPQSPLQIMGLLESAGLQFNHLWVMGLDEGSLPARARPNPFLPITLQVVHQMPHSSSERELDYANRVCSRLFQSAPHITLSYPQWEGDCLLRPSPFVAMVPPTNFPTVLSQDPVNVLHSAGIDLETLVDQTGPPLSEDEDVSGGTNLLRDQALCPFRAFAHHRLRIKVPQAGTLGVDAGTRGNLLHAVLEKFWSITCDHAGLVALSLEELSRRVETCVQEAASRFFPENDLDIPLFVQNLEKERVKRLVLLWLTDVEMSRVPFSVMAVESRQVVPVGPLSLEVRADRVDRLNNDSLVIIDYKTGRPELNGLLDRPLLEPQLAIYGLNSEKDSLDGVAFAILRSDECAFKGISRNEGILPRVESVGNCKSLIRQGVSDWNQLLQRWFEDLESFARDFAAGEAPVRPVHRIKACRYCDLHPLCRILEQDHTEEDVD
- a CDS encoding UvrD-helicase domain-containing protein — its product is MNQIPAPILSDALQREQGVDPRRSFIVQAPAGSGKTELLIQRFLALLATVNRPEDILAITFTRKAAGEMRHRLLEALGEAGDPRPEKPHAARTWELARQALERDCALGWNILANPSRLTIQTIDSFNASLVRHMPWLSRLGGMPDIADDPVPLYRRACQKVLARLQDDQRGSEAVQDLLAHLDNRMDTLQDLLVSMLPRRDQWLRHVVKGNPQRERAELEQALSHLIQKYLSQLAETIPEALRAVLLEGVRFAAENLANDNDRPLGTLRNITDFPGDDPTELPAWKGLADLLLTAKGDFRRALNVTVGFPPGHGSSKEMKKALSEAIAELDAIPGLAEQLKMVSMLPPAVYSEKDWQTLSALIDVLVLAAAELWLVFGQENQADYSEIALKALDALQEGGQPSELLLKLDSRIQHILVDEFQDTSFQQYSLLEALTEGWTPGDGRTLFVVGDPMQSIYRFREAEVGLFLKVRHNGLAGVPLESLNLCTNFRSQENIVHWINASFSTLFPCREDETKGAVTYSMANPIHPPLPGRAVTFHPLVGKDALKEASLVVQIVQEVQIDNPTESLAILVRSRSHLPSILLGLRKAGINYQAHEIDSLQQRAVALDILSLTRALLHPGDRLAWLAVLRAPWCGLALADLHVLSHAGVQKTILEQVQDPETLKLLSEDAQKRLHRIGPLLARGLRYKGRIDLRQLVESSWMALGGPACVDATDLADADTVFALLDQHDAGGDIESFEALEESLSKLFAAADASSGIGLQVMTIHKAKGLEFDTVIIPGLGHPPRHNNKPLLRWLESPEWGLLLAPVEPTGSKGKNPLFDLLGRLELDKADQEVIRLLYVAATRAKNRLHLVGHAQCNQEDTFTPASGSLLQKLWPVVEKVFAGISQHSVLSHKATSVIERDWPIRRLPAAWESPHFSASYFTSDSLVHTPSARGDEVSLFSGWEAETARHVGTVTHAYLDVFAREGLSSWTGDRLEKRRNAITKELNALGVPLDEAVKGTENVLRALRVALTSDRGRWVLADYEQTETEVPLSGVIDGRQVQAVIDRSFVDAQGIRWIIDYKVTEDTAMKPDQFMKKEAEKYKHQLATYVRLWSNLEPLRQVRSALYFPLFNGWWELQG
- a CDS encoding VanZ family protein — its product is MNSLLVIFRIFIFIGTATSILWLSLDPDPPVPSWEVLSWDKLQHALAYAVLTLTAGGLVQVFKRPLWVTWAAAFTLSLGFGVIVEILQKYLTSNRRFETLDILADGIGALLTATFAFWWKRSRAYSRGSDQ
- a CDS encoding alpha/beta hydrolase, which translates into the protein MKAIVNGKKINYSVAGQGKAVVLLGGEEQALAQENLLAESGYRVIVPDLSQTGESRDCSLAGKVVALMNYLGTGRAVVAASHFNAELVRTLIDRYPQRFADVVILDGSTEENTANLAARLHRLRGARQSGVRLSRVA